In Raphanus sativus cultivar WK10039 chromosome 5, ASM80110v3, whole genome shotgun sequence, the following proteins share a genomic window:
- the LOC108857444 gene encoding sterol 3-beta-glucosyltransferase UGT80A2 has translation MPETTPANLASSSSSSSSSSDRASVKTEEIEAGGVGQEVESKPETAAASSIAVNAFPESSSGGGGNKSLSRQWSMPMDRSSSNDRAESSSSSSPSKPRLHKSKTERHHRVTHILAEDAAKIFDDKISAGKKLKLLNRIANVKHDGTVEFEVPVDSLPQPIPVDRAESKNGDESIDGVDFQYIPPPMQIVMLIVGTRGDVQPFVAIAKRLQDYGHRVRLATHANFKEFVLTAGLEFYPLGGDPKVLAEYMVKNKGFLPSGPSEIPIQRNQMKDIIYSLLPACKEPDPDSGISFNADAIIANPPAYGHTHVAEALKIPIHVFFTMPWTPTTEFPHPLSRVKQPAGYRLSYQIVDSLIWLGIRDMVNDLRKKKLKLRPVTYLSGTQSSGSNIPHGYMWSPHLVPKPKDWGPQIDVVGFCFLDLASNYEPPAELVEWLEAGDKPIYIGFGSLPVQEPEVMTDIIVEALERTKQRGIINKGWGGLGNLKEPKDFVYLLDNVPHDWLFPRCKAVVHHGGAGTTAAGLKAACPTTIVPFFGDQQFWGERVHDRGVGPPPIPVDEFSLHKLEDAINFMLDEKVKSSAETLAKAMKDEDGVAGAVKAFFKHLPSNKQDLQESIPEPSGFLSLRQCFGCS, from the exons ATGCCGGAAACAACGCCAGCTaatcttgcttcttcttcttcttcttcgtcttcaaGCTCCGACCGTGCTTCTGTGAAAACCGAAGAGATTGAAGCCGGTGGTGTTGGTCAAGAAGTGGAGAGCAAACCGGAAACTGCTGCAGCCTCCTCCATTGCCGTTAACGCCTTTCCTGAATCTTCTTCAG GTGGTGGTGGCAATAAAAGCTTATCTCGACAATGGTCGATGCCGATGGATAGATCTTCAAGCAACGATAGGGctgaatcatcatcatcgtcatcaccATCAAAGCCTAGGTTACATAAATCAAAGACTGAGAGGCACCACAGAGTTACCCACATTCTTGCCGAGGACGCCGCTAAGATATTCGACGACAAAATCTCTGCAGGGAAGAAG CTAAAGTTGCTGAACCGTATAGCTAATGTGAAACATGATGGGACAGTTGAGTTTGAAGTTCCAGTGGATTCTCTCCCACAGCCTATTCCTGTGGACCGTGCAGAGTCCAAAAACGGTGATGAGTCTATTGATGGGGTAGACTTTCAGTACATTCCTCCTCCTATGCAGATTGTGATGCTAATCGTTGGAACACGCGGAGACGTTCAGCCTTTTGTTGCAATAGCCAAACGCCTTCAGGACTATGGACATAGAGTTAGGCTTGCTACTCATGCAAATTTCAAAGAGTTTGTTTTGACTGCTGGATTGGAGTTTTATCCTTTAGGTGGAGATCCAAAAGTACTAGCTGAAT ATATGGTTAAGAACAAGGGGTTTTTGCCATCAGGCCCTTCAGAGATTCCAATCCAACGAAACCAAATGAAAGACATAATATATTCTCTACTTCCAGCGTGTAAAGAACCTGATCCAGATTCTGGCATTTCCTTTAATGCTGATGCTATTATCGCCAATCCTCCAGCATATG GACATACACATGTGGCAGAAGCACTGAAGATACCTATTCACGTATTTTTCACCATGCCTTGGAC GCCAACCACTGAGTTTCCACACCCTTTGTCACGTGTCAAGCAACCAGCAGGATACAGA CTCTCGTATCAAATCGTCGATTCATTGATCTGGCTTGGAATAAGGGACATGGTAAATGACCTAAGGAAAAAGAAACTGAAGCTACGGCCTGTTACATATCTAAGTGGAACACAAAGCTCTGGCTCTAATATTCCACATGGGTATATGTGGAGTCCTCATCTAGTCCCAAAGCCTAAAG aCTGGGGACCACAGATTGATGTAGTGGGGTTTTGCTTCCTtgatcttgcatcaaactatGAGCCTCCTGCAGAACTTGTGGAATGGCTAGAAGCTGGTGATAAACCTATTTATATCGGCTTTGGTAGTCTC CCTGTGCAAGAACCAGAGGTGATGACTGACATCATTGTGGAAGCACTTGAAAGAACCAAACAGAGAGGAATCATTAACAAAGGCTGGGGTGGCCTTGGAAACT TGAAAGAACCCAAGGACTTCGTTTACTTGTTGGATAATGTCCCACATGACTGGTTGTTCCCAAGATGCAAGGCAGTG GTTCATCATGGTGGTGCTGGAACAACGGCTGCAGGTCTTAAAGCAGCG TGCCCGACTACAATAGTACCTTTCTTTGGAGACCAACAATTCTGGGGAGAACGAGTGCATGATAGAGGAGTAGGTCCTCCACCAATCCCAGTGGATGAATTCTCACTCCATAAGCTTGAAGATGCCATAAATTTCATGCTCGACGAGAAG GTGAAGAGCAGTGCAGAGACTCTAGCAAAGGCGATGAAGGACGAGGATGGTGTGGCTGGAGCTGTGAAGGCCTTCTTCAAACATCTTCCGAGTAACAAACAGGATCTTCAGGAATCGATCCCCGAACCATCTGGATTTCTCTCTTTGAGACAATGCTTTGGCTGTTCTTAa